In the genome of Sulfuricurvum sp., one region contains:
- a CDS encoding iron-containing alcohol dehydrogenase, which yields MNAFTYYNPTRIEFGRDKENNIGKMIAEQGITRLLLVYGTGSIKKNGLYDRIIQSLKTAGIAYEELDSVVSNPLLSRVHDGIEMVKSHDLQAVLGVGGGSVVDSAKAIAAGALYEGDVWDFFIQKASITAALPVYAVMTLAATASEMNGNSVVMNDTTKQKYSISSVLVNPKISIINPELMMTVTPEYLAYSAADIIAHTIEVYFTADDHPHFQSRLVESIIKTVIETTEILLKDPLNYDARAEFAWASTQALNGLTSSGTGGGSFPNHMIEHALSALFNIAHGAGLAIVIPAWMKWYKGQNPAQFERFAKEVFGLNNADEGIAALESWFHSIGAPVSLAAANISRERIGDIAENAHGLAVLWGMGEEYSSQTIATILQNA from the coding sequence ATGAATGCATTTACCTATTACAACCCTACCCGTATCGAATTCGGACGCGATAAAGAAAACAATATCGGAAAAATGATCGCCGAGCAGGGAATTACACGTCTTCTCCTCGTCTACGGAACCGGTTCGATCAAGAAAAATGGTTTGTACGACAGAATCATACAGAGCCTCAAAACAGCCGGAATCGCTTACGAAGAGCTGGACAGCGTGGTGAGCAACCCTCTCCTCTCCCGCGTCCATGACGGTATTGAAATGGTAAAATCGCATGATCTCCAAGCCGTTCTCGGTGTAGGCGGAGGATCGGTCGTCGATTCGGCCAAAGCGATCGCCGCAGGGGCTCTTTATGAGGGGGATGTATGGGATTTTTTCATCCAGAAAGCTTCTATCACCGCAGCCCTCCCCGTCTATGCCGTCATGACCCTCGCAGCAACCGCCAGTGAGATGAACGGAAACTCGGTAGTGATGAACGACACAACCAAACAAAAATACTCCATTTCATCCGTGCTGGTCAATCCTAAAATCTCGATCATCAATCCCGAACTGATGATGACAGTCACCCCTGAGTATCTCGCCTATTCAGCAGCCGACATCATCGCCCATACGATCGAAGTCTATTTTACCGCCGATGATCATCCCCATTTTCAGTCCCGGCTTGTCGAATCCATCATCAAAACGGTTATCGAAACAACCGAAATCCTCCTCAAAGATCCGTTGAATTACGACGCGCGTGCCGAGTTTGCATGGGCTTCCACCCAGGCACTCAACGGCTTGACAAGTTCAGGAACAGGCGGTGGGAGTTTCCCGAACCACATGATCGAACATGCCCTATCCGCACTCTTTAACATTGCCCACGGTGCAGGATTGGCCATTGTTATTCCGGCATGGATGAAATGGTACAAAGGGCAAAATCCGGCTCAATTTGAACGCTTTGCCAAAGAAGTTTTCGGACTTAATAATGCGGATGAGGGAATCGCGGCATTGGAAAGCTGGTTTCACTCTATCGGTGCACCGGTTTCCTTAGCCGCTGCCAATATTTCACGTGAACGCATCGGCGACATTGCCGAAAATGCACATGGGCTAGCAGTATTATGGGGAATGGGGGAAGAATACTCTTCTCAGACAATCGCCACCATACTCCAAAACGCTTAG
- a CDS encoding NAD(P)H-dependent oxidoreductase, which translates to MRNDFEKAMHFRHACKLFDTTKPISNEDLTFILEAGRLSPSSFGMEQWQFFVIRDTAMREAIQAVAWNQPQVTTASELIAVAYKKQVRSTDAYIQSEFEKFHYPDYLLPMYAQWIDPRSDETLECWSSRQVYIAAGNMMTAAASIGIDSCPMEGFDRDTVEKIMGIDTSVYGVPLLIPFGYRVNEQPSLHRSELSELVTYI; encoded by the coding sequence ATGCGAAACGATTTTGAAAAAGCAATGCACTTCCGCCATGCGTGCAAACTGTTCGATACAACGAAACCTATAAGTAATGAAGATTTGACCTTTATCCTCGAAGCGGGACGACTCAGTCCGAGTTCATTCGGTATGGAGCAGTGGCAATTTTTTGTTATCCGTGACACTGCCATGCGCGAAGCGATCCAAGCAGTCGCTTGGAACCAACCCCAAGTTACGACTGCATCAGAGCTGATCGCTGTCGCATACAAGAAACAAGTCCGCAGTACTGACGCCTACATTCAAAGCGAATTTGAAAAATTTCATTATCCCGACTATCTTCTGCCAATGTACGCACAATGGATTGATCCCCGTTCAGATGAAACACTCGAATGCTGGTCATCCCGCCAAGTTTACATCGCTGCAGGGAACATGATGACCGCTGCCGCATCGATCGGAATCGATTCATGTCCGATGGAGGGATTTGACCGTGATACAGTAGAGAAGATTATGGGAATCGATACAAGCGTGTATGGAGTCCCCTTACTCATCCCATTCGGCTATCGCGTCAATGAACAACCGTCGTTGCATCGCTCCGAGCTTAGCGAACTCGTAACCTATATTTAA
- a CDS encoding helix-turn-helix domain-containing protein: MIQSPFNCHFELTLELIGGKWKGLILWHLHEKKVLRNGEMLRLMPRITQKMLTQQLREMEENGLINRVIYEQVPPKVEYSLTPHGEAIRPILEMMIDWGVDYARDKNIVIACSKKKD; this comes from the coding sequence ATGATCCAATCCCCTTTTAATTGCCATTTTGAACTGACCCTCGAACTGATCGGCGGAAAATGGAAAGGGCTTATTCTGTGGCATTTGCATGAAAAAAAAGTGCTTCGCAATGGCGAAATGCTCCGTCTGATGCCGCGGATCACCCAAAAAATGTTGACGCAGCAGCTGCGGGAGATGGAAGAAAACGGGCTGATAAATCGAGTGATTTATGAGCAGGTCCCACCGAAAGTCGAATACAGTCTTACACCGCACGGAGAGGCGATTCGTCCGATCTTGGAGATGATGATTGATTGGGGAGTAGACTATGCGAGGGATAAAAATATCGTAATTGCCTGTAGTAAGAAAAAGGATTAA
- a CDS encoding DUF2798 domain-containing protein — MVSVKYLHQVQAALLSGFMSFIMSGAITLINLGLVKGFVGIWLHAWLVAYAIAFPTILLVFPFARKLAMKIASK, encoded by the coding sequence ATGGTTTCAGTCAAATATCTGCATCAAGTGCAAGCGGCATTGCTATCAGGTTTTATGAGCTTTATTATGTCGGGTGCCATAACATTGATCAATTTGGGATTGGTCAAGGGATTTGTCGGAATATGGCTTCATGCTTGGCTGGTGGCGTATGCCATCGCATTTCCGACGATCCTTCTTGTTTTCCCTTTTGCCCGTAAACTGGCGATGAAAATTGCTTCTAAATAG
- a CDS encoding alpha/beta hydrolase, which yields MKGKRFGLGIVIAVLLAGSTTGNAGILRDALQKRAEARNATGAQTSNTMMDVAYGSDKKQRLDVYLPSNPQNAPVIVMVHGGAWKIGDKRSENVVNNKKARWNPKGIIFVSVNYRLLPDADPLKQADDVASALAYVQKHASEWGGDTNKIVLMGHSAGAHLVDLLSSDPNRYPNLKPWLGTVSLDSAAMDIPKVMSMKHYDFYDEAFGTDPAYWADASPYQRLSSHAVPMLLVCSTERPDKPCGQTESFVQKAKSMNLRAEMTPQALKHKEINDELGLESNYTKVVEDFMRSLGMAI from the coding sequence ATGAAAGGCAAACGATTTGGATTAGGTATCGTCATTGCGGTGCTACTGGCAGGGTCAACGACGGGAAATGCAGGAATACTCCGAGATGCTCTTCAAAAGCGTGCCGAAGCACGTAATGCGACAGGCGCACAAACTTCAAATACCATGATGGACGTTGCCTACGGCAGTGACAAAAAACAGCGTCTTGATGTCTATCTTCCCTCAAACCCCCAAAATGCCCCTGTGATTGTTATGGTACACGGCGGTGCGTGGAAAATAGGGGATAAACGTTCTGAAAACGTTGTCAATAATAAAAAAGCGCGCTGGAACCCCAAAGGGATTATTTTCGTATCGGTCAATTACCGCCTCTTGCCCGATGCCGATCCGCTTAAGCAGGCGGACGATGTTGCTTCCGCGCTTGCGTATGTTCAAAAACATGCCTCCGAATGGGGTGGGGATACGAATAAAATCGTACTGATGGGACACTCTGCCGGAGCGCATCTGGTTGATTTACTTTCATCCGATCCTAATCGTTATCCAAACCTCAAACCGTGGCTGGGAACCGTTTCGCTCGACAGTGCCGCGATGGATATTCCAAAGGTGATGAGTATGAAACATTACGATTTCTATGATGAAGCCTTCGGAACCGATCCTGCGTATTGGGCGGATGCGTCGCCGTATCAGCGTCTTAGCTCACATGCAGTACCTATGCTGTTGGTATGTTCGACCGAACGGCCGGATAAACCGTGTGGACAGACTGAATCTTTTGTTCAAAAAGCCAAATCCATGAATCTGCGAGCCGAAATGACACCGCAGGCATTGAAACACAAAGAGATTAACGATGAGTTGGGTTTGGAGAGTAACTATACCAAAGTAGTTGAAGATTTTATGAGATCGTTAGGTATGGCAATCTAA
- a CDS encoding AraC family transcriptional regulator yields the protein MKDSTQKTYFQSVYRSVKHIEEHSGENLSLDELAKIAGFSKYHFHRIFKSIVGESVGDYIRRVRLQKTTIKFKTDRNITSIAMESG from the coding sequence ATGAAAGATTCGACACAAAAAACGTATTTTCAGAGCGTCTATCGATCAGTAAAGCATATCGAAGAACACAGTGGCGAAAATCTTTCTTTGGATGAATTAGCAAAAATCGCCGGATTTTCAAAATACCATTTTCATCGAATTTTCAAATCAATTGTTGGGGAAAGTGTCGGGGATTACATCAGACGAGTCCGTTTGCAAAAAACGACGATCAAGTTTAAAACAGACCGCAATATCACCTCGATAGCGATGGAGAGCGGATAG
- a CDS encoding GyrI-like domain-containing protein → MLSPHFVEIEPFDVLYVRRMGPYYIACNEAWDVLLAFAKEQKKQYKKNLLMKEAIALGIGHDNPNVTSPDKLRCDACISYNDKSVIPSGEVMSKTIDGGKYAVFLHKGAYEEMRETYRLIGDWIVKSGAMVRGGPMFHYLNRAPRRTKPENLRTEIYIPIS, encoded by the coding sequence ATACTTTCCCCTCATTTTGTTGAAATTGAGCCTTTTGATGTACTCTACGTTCGTCGCATGGGTCCGTATTACATTGCATGCAACGAGGCATGGGATGTATTGCTCGCATTTGCGAAAGAACAAAAAAAACAATACAAAAAAAATCTCCTGATGAAAGAGGCGATAGCTTTGGGAATCGGACATGACAACCCAAATGTTACTTCACCCGATAAATTACGATGTGATGCATGTATCAGCTATAACGATAAAAGTGTTATACCCTCCGGTGAAGTGATGAGTAAAACAATCGATGGAGGCAAATATGCCGTATTCTTACACAAAGGAGCCTATGAAGAGATGCGCGAAACCTATCGCCTCATCGGTGACTGGATCGTCAAAAGCGGTGCAATGGTACGCGGAGGACCGATGTTCCATTATCTTAACCGTGCACCGAGACGAACTAAACCGGAAAATCTCCGTACTGAGATATATATCCCAATATCATAA
- a CDS encoding alkene reductase: MDLFSPIRIGNYPLRNRIFMAPMTRCRSVQNNVPNDMMARYYAQRASAGLIITEATQISTKGIGYPYTPGIHTPEQVQGWKKVTRAVHDQGGKIFLQLWHVGRISHPSFHNGELPDAPSAIKPSGSIYTYEGMKEFVTPHALTIDEIKSVEQDYVQGAVNAMEAGFDGVEVHGANGYLIDQFLRDGSNHREDEYGGSIENRARFLLEIVKAVCSAIGSDCTGVRLSPSGTFNDMKDSDPKLHFSYVCEKLNAFDLAYLHIIDALEGDIRHGANVVDLSVLRKAYNGILIANGAYTLDRGNEAIKNGLADAVAFGALYLANPDLPERFRSHAELNTPNPDSFYTQDEQGYLDYPTL, encoded by the coding sequence ATGGATTTGTTCTCCCCTATAAGAATCGGAAATTATCCTTTGCGCAATAGAATATTTATGGCACCGATGACACGCTGCCGCAGTGTTCAGAACAATGTCCCCAATGATATGATGGCGCGTTATTATGCCCAGAGAGCTTCTGCGGGACTAATTATTACCGAGGCCACCCAGATTTCGACGAAAGGGATCGGTTATCCTTATACTCCCGGTATTCATACGCCTGAGCAGGTGCAGGGATGGAAAAAAGTGACCAGAGCGGTACACGATCAAGGGGGGAAGATCTTTTTGCAGCTTTGGCATGTCGGAAGAATTTCCCATCCTTCGTTTCATAACGGTGAACTGCCCGATGCTCCCTCAGCCATCAAGCCCTCAGGGAGTATTTATACCTATGAGGGGATGAAGGAATTTGTTACACCGCACGCTCTTACAATCGATGAGATTAAAAGTGTTGAACAAGATTATGTCCAAGGGGCCGTCAATGCGATGGAAGCCGGATTTGATGGTGTGGAAGTACACGGTGCCAACGGTTATCTGATCGATCAGTTTTTACGTGATGGAAGCAATCACAGAGAAGATGAATACGGAGGCTCTATCGAAAATAGAGCACGGTTTCTTTTGGAGATTGTGAAAGCGGTTTGTTCTGCTATCGGTTCAGACTGTACCGGTGTTCGGCTCTCTCCCAGCGGCACGTTCAACGATATGAAAGACTCCGATCCGAAGCTCCATTTTTCCTACGTCTGCGAAAAGCTCAATGCTTTCGATCTGGCATATCTCCATATTATCGATGCACTCGAGGGGGATATTCGGCACGGGGCGAATGTCGTTGATCTCAGCGTTTTGAGGAAAGCATATAACGGTATTTTGATTGCAAACGGTGCGTACACTTTGGATCGGGGGAATGAGGCGATTAAAAACGGTCTTGCCGATGCAGTAGCCTTCGGAGCTCTTTATCTAGCCAATCCGGATCTTCCTGAACGTTTTAGAAGTCATGCCGAACTGAATACTCCAAATCCGGACAGCTTTTATACTCAGGATGAACAAGGGTATTTGGATTATCCGACTCTGTAA
- a CDS encoding class I SAM-dependent methyltransferase has protein sequence MNLDDLQHLLRTNSTNVTEEYTRLFHGRGNTYGGYRFLTVDSVDKVLFAVLFDADEEEYAIVSMLRDFYTAEGKWEALVVQQRYLPSSPSTVVAGELPEQCFAIESGLKYHINFLNAQNIGFFPDMKLGREFIREHAKGKNILNLFSYTCAFSVAAIAGGAASVVNVDMNKNVLSMGRENHRLNALDTKKVEFMPYNILKSWSRIRKSGPYDLIIIDPPSFQKGSFAATSDYEKIIRRLHEFAAEECIVLSALNAPELDSEFIKTLFRENAPEFQYVERLENLESFPEIEEERSLKNLIFKKEIYRVG, from the coding sequence ATGAACTTAGACGATTTGCAACACCTTTTACGGACAAACTCTACTAACGTAACCGAAGAGTACACCCGACTTTTTCACGGGCGGGGCAATACGTATGGCGGATATCGCTTTCTCACCGTGGACAGTGTCGATAAAGTGCTCTTTGCCGTATTGTTTGACGCGGATGAAGAAGAATATGCCATCGTCTCGATGTTACGTGATTTCTATACCGCCGAGGGCAAATGGGAGGCATTGGTCGTCCAACAGCGCTATCTCCCCTCCTCACCATCAACTGTGGTTGCGGGAGAACTCCCGGAGCAGTGTTTCGCGATAGAGAGCGGTCTCAAATACCACATCAACTTCCTTAATGCCCAAAACATCGGATTCTTCCCCGATATGAAGCTTGGACGCGAGTTCATCCGTGAACATGCAAAAGGGAAAAATATCTTAAACCTCTTTTCCTATACTTGTGCTTTTTCGGTAGCCGCAATAGCGGGAGGTGCCGCGTCAGTCGTCAATGTCGATATGAACAAAAATGTCCTCTCGATGGGGAGAGAAAACCATCGACTCAATGCTCTTGATACCAAGAAAGTCGAATTTATGCCCTACAATATCCTCAAATCATGGAGTCGAATCCGTAAAAGCGGCCCTTATGATCTGATCATCATCGATCCTCCGAGCTTTCAAAAAGGCTCATTTGCCGCGACAAGCGATTATGAGAAGATTATAAGGCGGCTGCATGAGTTTGCAGCGGAGGAGTGCATCGTGTTATCGGCGCTCAATGCCCCTGAATTAGACAGTGAGTTTATCAAAACACTTTTCCGAGAAAACGCTCCGGAGTTTCAGTATGTCGAGAGGCTGGAGAATTTGGAGAGCTTCCCCGAAATTGAGGAAGAGCGAAGTCTTAAAAATCTGATATTTAAGAAAGAAATTTACAGAGTCGGATAA